The genomic stretch gtgatgtcaccagtatcgttgtgacaaccaattccctactttttctcttagtgtccaaaggatatatccacaggcatgtttgcccgtcttctcaggcgctttgggagagttgatgttgatagagaagagtctagagtgaagcaaacgaaacctaaaggtaatgatggacacaggacatggggaatgtggagtaagttctgggcagtgtatgttgagcttcctctcaggggtgaATGTGGGGGacttcagctggcctttatagcaatgggccacaactactggaacatctccacagatattgaattccatgattatcacaattcctgaaagtcagggttttcacattattagtttctccataaccacatggaggatatggcaatgcctatgctattattgggtgaacttctagtctttacttttacagtgcattcggtatgttaaattgatataataacaccataagtagtcatggagggtataacttttctgaattaaacagggcatcaatgtacttcactttcattgcttcttttaattcagtgactatctgacagtagtaagagggagagaactgtgctcctggcatgaccttatattcttagaactcctttgactacctctggctgacggggccaatcttaccttcatatattagaggttctgtgtggcagatatttttctacagtagccaaactatatggagcaggtagagaaagagcctgtaacctattggcacttctggggcatttgtcatttcagtagggggaattaataaatctgttgaccatgtcctccccctacatgactttttaatgcaaagttattggattagagtaacagtgtaggatatctgagtatccctgatcaatcaagtcattgtggatgctgaattgatgatctgacttctgaaaccagaggggtagggtcctgaaaccaggttgtagcctgcgtacctgataataatcctggagaaggcatctctctggtacttgtaagcctgtgtgggcgggcatagggaacacctggctgcttacatctcttggtctctatatagtagtgggggaactgtgatccacttaggatgcctctttcacatagaccaaactccttgcagtgacactggcttccaagcatgttctcctgtttggacctcactgtggtctgtgtatgctctatgcattcgccccatgagggttcacttgtgttcttctacctacagcagcctgcagacagacgtcatcccctgaaaatgtcctaaacaaggtgcaggccaacgaggaagaggagaggctgaatagagaactggagctaactaccaaggagagaaatgagctgacagatcgcctcctttatgtgacaggtggatccatgagcaagaggtatgcattgctccaaacaaacgaacttgttctaaacctcatctcccatagagaggagattcagaacctgacccttactgaggagtgagattgaaaatggactctctgattctgcctgttgaaaatctgaacttgcaatctgagtgaagatttcagggataaagtcactggagcatgagttcccagtgtacaattggaaagcccttgacaggtggtagttttgcaaggttctaggtgctgtgagtttgtggagagtgtttgtacttgctaggaaggtgactgaacgctatcatctcctggcagcagccttaggtgacaggacccacagtgttcatatcaatgcttaagtagaaggcctgaggctctggcctgctccttcttgtctctgtgccttacactctgagacagtaatggtgcatgcatttctactgattctcattgtgctctttccatatttgtctctctttctcattctctgagtctgtttacttttcttttctttttctttttttttttttttggttctttttttcggagctggagaacttactttttttttcttgtgggtgtgccccagtttgtgtgtctgtgtgtgcacaggtctgcatgcatatgcacaacctttatatgtttctctatccctccacctttggaatttaggggtctgttttttgacctcaggatttacctttataatagtttcatggaggtgtaagtgctttattttggaagccccactttcaacagcacagttctttgcctgtgtagtcacatttgtctatacatttgtatgccttgggcagattataagtttgtggcaatatctggtctcatctccagaattatgtgtactgtctgcctctagaatattagttattcggcttgtagcattccacttgtcaaaacaggaaaaatgaaatcagaggtttctgggtgtgtgtgtgtgtgtgtgtgtgtgtgtgtgtgtgtgtgtgtgtgtgtttgggtaagctctgtggcctaggctcttgacagcataacaggtttgaatgcagatccagccctcctgattgaaaaatgtGAGCCAGGggaccctttatctgggtgcttagcttctgttgtcctgggcacacaattccaagtttctgaagctgaagaagatccaaatatgtagaattcagaaagtgtccttccagggctggggtagtacaggacacagcctgagttcctctaatcctaaacctcgatgttcattgggttctatcttcctggggccagcccctacttcaggccaaatccattttatgaaaacttgaagataaaggagaaagaggtcatgtcattactgcacaacttagacacaaagaacattgaacatcgtgagaaatttcaggagctcaagaaggagattaacttctatcggtaagtacttgtcagaagggcccatcacttgtggaatatccattcccgcctctctttgttctggactggagagcctgtagctctgggtccatgtcttctgttgtttgaatatcactgtgccgtgggtcttttggactcagattcagttccataagggactgtcagttatcaccacagtgtctatgcatctttagaaggctctggatagaactacactgattcaggcatcagagtgttattaggccaacctgcggctctggggtcataccaggtttaacaaagctcaatgtgtggaccacatggttagcatgacctcccttggttctactgttctcttgtggttatttgccgcctactaattgatgttgccccgatgcattgggctctcatgggtagttgtagatcccttgttcttttggagagacatggactcttattggtgcttgggtcacaggaacaatttattcttccctggattggccgtttgctgtttgtgcagcagccttacatgtatggagatgtattcttgaagtctttatgggtatctgggtcctggtggactttgtgggatttggcagttggaatgggaggaagaagcttcaggatcttactatgcagagtgtgtttccagcaacctgcacagccggctcctgatggaacaggcatgtatgaagaagaagttggtcacattgaagcaggagagcaaggagttacagcgatatttgtttgagttgaacccgaatgctgaagacgaacaggagaagaccagcaacctccagacccagcaaaatgtggtaggaaaaagcagctgagtcagattaacaatgtctgataccatttgcctattggatacatctttgcttcccctatcatctttctaatctccccacacccaatcagtcacccacctcatgtgatagagttattcatggctctgtctatgcacaagtattctgggatgttaaccactctccagaaactgaattattggcaattatacttctctgccctttttgaaactgcagtccagaaatggtgacagaggaataacatatcacatgactgcatctccctgtcatagattggatgctatgaagagttttgaacgagttcttggtcgtgtgacaaaggtcatacaggggtcatgtgatggttggaagcaccttgtagggataagaaccaagtgcaaatggcaaatgagtcctggtcattggctttgatctcagtatcatgtggccttctcctttcttcctgcaacccagttaggtctcttctcctttccccgttcttggttttcactggtagaagtttgaggagcagcttgttctcccacagtactgtgagggttgttggtgactttccccaggctgcagagatatcagcaatgatttcagtgaaaagatcagtgctgtctctgcaatgcagctgaagggacagaaggcagcaacttgacagctggtatgcgtgtccccaccaaatcagtgtcttaatagctgccttctcctcccaggtctcaggaactgcaggagacatggaataggacagatcccaggaagacagccccctgaagagtgagtttctctgtcaggagttccctgctgacgacaatcctcaacagtcaaagacttttttggggagaatattcttcttctcagttaatttcctcattgtatagagaccctaaatttatgtatccgtatgccagcctgtctcattgaggtctttctcctctctcataccgacaacaccatttgagagacatctgaggggactgccttgaaatctcgtgtcctagaggagaaacagcactacaactgtgtttctaaatgttcattaagaaaatgctgttaagaaatatttttggttatgattttcattgaagttttctttttgttatatcatagttatatattcttgttactgtttttcattttttataccattttagttgttcattttatgcctgttttttgtaaattgtattccttatgaataaaaattgatttgtaactcttgactcttatgaccatcttattcaagggtcctttcccctcctgtagacttagaactgacagctagatatggatctttgcatggtccagtgaattcaaagccaccaaggggtacacagggtgatggtgtcttttgtgtatgactttttttatggaaacacactttatgatgtaatcactgacatactgtatccatgctctcatgtcttctgctcatcctagtctatatcagtctacaacacacattccttattgactgtgtgcaccagatattgagtaacacacactcatgcctgtagagctgcagaaaaaatgacaactttcacaaaggaatatagaataatcctaatcgagaaccatgtgcctcagtttttcttacaatacagcattattattaaaccagaaagataatgaccatcaacgtcattttgggaaataggtttttataggtgctgtttcacttgatcattcatatgctgtgttttttattgttgctgattatatttatttttatcatttaactcaatggatcttttttttttttcaaatgtatctgggccactcctgagtgcatttccctcatgatcaaaAGAgtgaatagcattccccattgtagatgattgttagggaccatgtggttcttctgagagagaagcagatgctctaacctgtgagtcatcaccacagctcctgtaggtagcttttgtccttccagggcatgtgctatactagatggatatgatcaccttcaattaaggagagagatctcaggagatgtgtatgtacaggtggttgagcggtgcctgctcaatgtggtagcctgctaggcatccacaccgggctctggtgcctccactgctcattgtgcattcaggatcatcctccagcaccactcagtttcaattccaaacagatctttcacttactatcgatgattatatacattaagcacatctgataaaatacagaagagactagcctccttctacaggccaacttggcataatgaattcttttgatagaaagcaagataattatctcaatctatgcagcttagggaggacctcaagagcatccatattgaatccagactgcagctgtgaccacatgtttcttttccagagcaggtctgtgcaagcccagaagttaggtgggatagttcatgtttcaccttttaccttgaaatctgtgattttattgagaaagtatattttccacgtgactcatttccaatttatggaattaaactgacttactgagagtggaggtgactgggAGAGATtaagtgaagaagaataatccagtatgcctgcaaacagatgctgtctcattagggcttttcaatgctcagcagctggagaagcaagggagaggcattggtgactctcaggcttaggtcctctagtcattataagctgagcatgacacacaAAGGGTCATAGgcatcacactagaatctagtaactagatttaaccaacctatcacattaatgctgtgtttggtggtattttttgctctcctagaacctggaagaggcttggggttttctaatcctactcataatttattatccttcccaacactatgtgctttgttctgtaaatgctaacagcgccatccaatacctaggatattttctactgacatgtgtgacatgagacaaaacagtccctgtcatccctcacctcaataaacttccttagagttcagtgtagttggagggtccttctttcctctccaagatcgagaaacatttccagtcttcagacaagtgtgtcagccattgtccagtgactgtcctgagatgtccacattgtcagctgagtgagggcagggcagggcagggcagggcaggccaggggattggggcagggcagggcagggcagggcattggggcagggcagggcagggcattggggcagggcaggggtttggggcagggcacagcagggcagggcagggcattggggtggggcagggcggggcagggcagggcagggcaggggattggggcagagtccatgagatgtcagtaggcaacaggccagctggggctagtgtgggtacagggcttctagtgtgggtgagagaggaggaaattaggaatggtcagattctgatgcagcacataggccggaagcagcttagatcatctcagtgccatatagggacattgtagaaactgatgggcagtgtggggatggtaggatcgcatatagtgctctctgcaggtgtcaggagagcatacagtggctctgtcagacttatgacaatcaggcaggcactgggtgcaagtgagaatcatgggacaagtcctgtgtgcagcctggtttggggacattcccaggtgccccatggactgcaaattaaaggcaaaggacacagggaagccagcaattcccatgcacaggacataaatacctgtagaactttctagaatttccatagactatctgttactagtcctcattatagaaggcaccaacattctgccctctacttcaacttggtgagacagctattctaactccagcaggaaggcctcagggaagacagtaagaactcgcaggtgaccccttttaccattgaaacagggtcttcctatggagcccagagtggctgtaggatactaatgctcctgcctcacagtgactagaattccaatccaccctcaagagcagttgattcatcactagatcagactaaggacatgtgaggccccagggtgctaggattacaagggtcctagtaagtttctccagcctaaattacaacctgagtcagtgctgctatttgggacactgcctgatgcccagtgacatcacaccttggaactctttttcAAAAATAAGCTGTTAtaggaatgaagtagccacacaataaacattggtctggacactcctaggtcaagaatcccctgttggaaatgccttggatcgcaaaattttaaattctagatccttctgggttttagaagatttataaatacaaaaaaagaaagatgggcatagtaatttaagcctgtgatcccagtcatgggaaactgagtcagagtgatggaagactgtaagttccaggcccacctgtgtttcaagaaaaaaaaaaggcatggtgaagattccactcaagtggaaaccaaaagggtttcacatgggccctgccatccactggtcactacatccactctcatcaccacagccacaggcagacactggggaacatttcccactgtctctctttgggatgcaatccaccccatgattctatgtgaggaatcccccaaaggttgcatcatgtgagggacctagaaagttccaggattgggagaatttaggagtttataattaaggatgatctacagctgtggcaaagccttttcccaccacatggcagccctaggtttgcccccaacagtaaaaataaaatcccccaaaataattcaaacaaaatgtcctgaagcctgcgccctgaccagtctcttcaaaagtgccaggaacctgggtccacatttaggacccagcacgacctctgtgacccatgagaagggatctaatatgggaattagtacagtatgacttatccttgcggatacctttggtgacaataaccacctgacccctgaaaacccatctacctgggcggctcagcactcatgtcacctaaaaagcccagatcctagggccagcatgggcaggtggtgaagaaagtttgtctctcgtgaacatcagttgccaCTCCTGActtgactctatcctcaggagacaatgtcaccccagaaagtgtgggtgtcaacggctcttcccaggccaaggctggaatactgcttaagttccacaatgcacagcagtgctcactctagagctaaatgttctacagctgaaaggggtgggtgctctgctgacCACGCCCCttccctgcagtatttagtgtactcagagtggtgcttcagatgtgagggacttcttgaggctactcccatggagaatggcagattcatcagaacggggcacagggtgagttcagagcacagctgggaggaatttagggatgccaagccatgactaagaccagatcctgggctgacaggcagttgagctggagaactggcaaccaaagtgtgactgcctgaattcctcttagaccaaaagccctggatctgagctactttggtgcgtgctcctaagtggggtcccagacacagctcagaattggggctgtgcatggactttggtgctggcagcaggtggcttagccataaagtgctgagctttcccatctgtgcccactcaaactcctctgtttcattttagctgtgtttggtatagttttgagacagggtatcttgtagcagcccaactcgctttgagcaacactgtaacataaaaataaccttgaattcaagatcctccgacccctctgtcccaagtcctggaattaagacctccagctgtgaccattttactgcagcataggatccatctgtattagagtgagctttggaaatactggagctccgactgttccttagaattcaggtttccttaattcttagcaggagttttgtgatgatgctgatgagagagtcaagagttacactgggagaggtaactgTCCTGGCAGGcctgagtgctcagtgaaagtcaagacagaagcctgctgattagcacctgagtgaaagtgggaggattcagagttcaagaacagactcagttacatacctaagaccatattgcaacatttttgtttcatttttggcttgttttctttgagacaaggtgttaatttatagccctggctgtcctggaactcacaatgcctctacctcccaacggatggaattaaaggcatgcgccaacctgcactgccactaattaatttttaattaaacatgctggcacaatccagtaatcccagtgcttaagaggccgaggcaggcagatatctggtttcctgacaagtctgatctacagagagcctgtcagaatagccagggcca from Rattus norvegicus strain BN/NHsdMcwi chromosome 19, GRCr8, whole genome shotgun sequence encodes the following:
- the LOC134483294 gene encoding disks large homolog 5-like, which codes for MFIGFYLPGASPYFRPNPFYENLKIKEKEVMSLLHNLDTKNIEHREKFQELKKEINFYRNLHSRLLMEQACMKKKLVTLKQESKELQRYLFELNPNAEDEQEKTSNLQTQQNVVGKSS